A single genomic interval of Phocoena sinus isolate mPhoSin1 chromosome 15, mPhoSin1.pri, whole genome shotgun sequence harbors:
- the TMEM239 gene encoding transmembrane protein 239 — protein sequence MQQPRAETHAIGAGEGPQRAVPWSAWVTREGWVRWCVCHVPPSWTQWWATSGWRQPLQCVLWGLEGTLYLLLVLMLCHALFTTGSHLLSSLWPVAAAAWLHLLPAVLLLVLSALPALLFTASFLLLFSTLLSLVGLLTSMSHPSHAQDLDQ from the coding sequence ATGCAGCAGCCGCGAGCGGAGACGCATGCCATCGGGGCTGGTGAGGGGCCACAGCGTGCGGTGCCCTGGTCGGCCTGGGTCACGCGGGAGGGCTGGGTGCGCTGGTGCGTGTGCCATGTGCCCCCAAGCTGGACACAGTGGTGGGCCACGTCAGGCTGGCGGCAACCGCTGCAGTGTGTGCTGTGGGGTCTGGAGGGGACCCTCTACCTGCTGCTGGTGCTGATGCTGTGCCACGCGCTCTTCACCACCGGCTCCCACCTGCTGAGCTCCTTGTGGCCCGTGGCAGCTGCAGCATGGCTCCATCTGCTGCCGGCTGTCCTGCTGCTGGTGCTCAGTGCCCTCCCCGCCCTGCTTTTCACCGCCTCCTTCCTGCTGCTTTTCTCCACACTGCTGAGCCTCGTGGGCCTCCTCACCTCCATGTCTCACCCAAGCCATGCTCAGGACTTGGACCAATAG
- the PCED1A gene encoding PC-esterase domain-containing protein 1A isoform X2, which yields MVFCLENEEARCPLGSTMVQFQASEVQQLLHNKFVVILGDSIQRAVYKDLVLLLQKDSLLTAAQLKAKGELSFEQDQLMAGGQLGELHNGTQYREVRQFCSGSGHHLVRFYFLTRVYSEYLEGILEELTYGPAPDLVIINSCLWDLSRYGRCSMESYRENLERVFMRMDQVLPDSCLLVWNMAMPLGERVTGGFLLPELQPLAGSLRRDVVEGNFYSATLAGDHCFDVLDLHFHFRHAVQHRHRDGVHWDQHAHRHLSHLLLTHVADAWGVELPKRDYPHDPWIEDWPEPDHLFQGSQGQTPAFREQLALPPPSPLPLPMHFPYPLPQPSPPPLFPLLPQDPPFFPGQPFPPHEFNFNPTEDCSMPPHLGCSPGVNFVPGPLPPPVPSPIPHGQHRGLAVHRGMPRCIHTSPYHVPRTGAPCRQRPRHSDRLIHTYKLDKWPPPHSGTWPG from the exons ATGGTCTTCTGTCTGGAGAACGAGGAAGCGCGCTGCCCGCTGGGAAGCACCATGGTCCAATTCCAGGCCTCTGAAGTCCAGCAGCTGCTACACAACAAGTTCGTGGTCATCTTGGGGGACTCAA TCCAGCGGGCTGTGTACAAAGACCTGGTGCTTCTGCTCCAGAAAGACTCACTGCTCACAGCCGCCCAGCTGAAAGCCAAG ggggagctgAGCTTTGAACAGGACCAGCTGATGGCTGGGGGTCAGCTGGGTGAGCTGCACAACGGGACACAGTACCGAGAGGTCCGCCAGTTCTGCTCGGGTTCTGGCCACCACCTTGTACGCTTCTACTTCCTCACCCGCGTTTACTCCGAGTACCTCGAGGGAATCCTGGAGGAGCTGACGTATGGGCCTGCCCCGGACCTGGTGATCATCAACTCCTGCCTCTGGGATCTCTCCAg GTATGGCCGCTGCTCGATGGAGAGCTACCGAGAGAACTTGGAGCGGGTGTTCATGCGCATGGACCAGGTGTTGCCAGACTCCTGCCTGCTGGTGTGGAACATGGCAATGCCCCTAGGAGAGCGTGTCACTGGGGGTTTCCTTCTGCCTGAG CTCCAGCCTCTGGCAGGCTCTCTGCGGCGGGATGTGGTTGAAGGGAATTTCTATAGCGCTACACTGGCTGGGGACCACTGCTTCGATGTCTTGGACCTCCACTTTCATTTCCGGCATGCAGTACAGCACCGTCACCGGGACGGTGTCCACTGGGACCAGCATGCCCACCGCCACCTCTCACACTTGCTTCTGACCCACGTGGCTGATGCCTGGGGTGTGGAGCTGCCGAAGCGTGACTATCCCCATG ACCCATGGATTGAGGACTGGCCAGAGCCGGATCATCTCTTCCAGGGGAGCCAGGGGCAGACCCCAGCCTTCAGGGAGCAGCTGGCCTTGCCCCCACCCTCTCCTTTACCCCTTCCCATGCATTTTCCCTACCCTCTTCCtcagccctccccacctcctctgttTCCACTCCTGCCCCAGGATCCCCCTTTTTTCCCAGGCCAGCCCTTCCCACCCCATGAATTCAACTTTAATCCAACAGAAGACTGCTCGATGCCACCCCACTTAG GATGTAGCCCCGGAGTGAACTTTGTGCCTGGCCCCCTGCCTCCTCCAGTCCCCAGCCCTATCCCCCATGGTCAGCACCGGGGCCTGGCCGTCCACCGGGGGATGCCACGCTGTATTCACACCAGCCCCTACCACGTGCCAAGAACAGGGGCACCCTGCAGGCAGCGTCCCAGACACTCAGACAGGCTGATCCATACATACAAACTGGACAAATGGCCTCCTCCCCATTCGGGGACGTGGCCTGGGTAG
- the PCED1A gene encoding PC-esterase domain-containing protein 1A isoform X1 gives MVFCLENEEARCPLGSTMVQFQASEVQQLLHNKFVVILGDSIQRAVYKDLVLLLQKDSLLTAAQLKAKGELSFEQDQLMAGGQLGELHNGTQYREVRQFCSGSGHHLVRFYFLTRVYSEYLEGILEELTYGPAPDLVIINSCLWDLSRYGRCSMESYRENLERVFMRMDQVLPDSCLLVWNMAMPLGERVTGGFLLPEMLHFITQLQPLAGSLRRDVVEGNFYSATLAGDHCFDVLDLHFHFRHAVQHRHRDGVHWDQHAHRHLSHLLLTHVADAWGVELPKRDYPHDPWIEDWPEPDHLFQGSQGQTPAFREQLALPPPSPLPLPMHFPYPLPQPSPPPLFPLLPQDPPFFPGQPFPPHEFNFNPTEDCSMPPHLGCSPGVNFVPGPLPPPVPSPIPHGQHRGLAVHRGMPRCIHTSPYHVPRTGAPCRQRPRHSDRLIHTYKLDKWPPPHSGTWPG, from the exons ATGGTCTTCTGTCTGGAGAACGAGGAAGCGCGCTGCCCGCTGGGAAGCACCATGGTCCAATTCCAGGCCTCTGAAGTCCAGCAGCTGCTACACAACAAGTTCGTGGTCATCTTGGGGGACTCAA TCCAGCGGGCTGTGTACAAAGACCTGGTGCTTCTGCTCCAGAAAGACTCACTGCTCACAGCCGCCCAGCTGAAAGCCAAG ggggagctgAGCTTTGAACAGGACCAGCTGATGGCTGGGGGTCAGCTGGGTGAGCTGCACAACGGGACACAGTACCGAGAGGTCCGCCAGTTCTGCTCGGGTTCTGGCCACCACCTTGTACGCTTCTACTTCCTCACCCGCGTTTACTCCGAGTACCTCGAGGGAATCCTGGAGGAGCTGACGTATGGGCCTGCCCCGGACCTGGTGATCATCAACTCCTGCCTCTGGGATCTCTCCAg GTATGGCCGCTGCTCGATGGAGAGCTACCGAGAGAACTTGGAGCGGGTGTTCATGCGCATGGACCAGGTGTTGCCAGACTCCTGCCTGCTGGTGTGGAACATGGCAATGCCCCTAGGAGAGCGTGTCACTGGGGGTTTCCTTCTGCCTGAG ATGCTGCACTTTATCACTCAGCTCCAGCCTCTGGCAGGCTCTCTGCGGCGGGATGTGGTTGAAGGGAATTTCTATAGCGCTACACTGGCTGGGGACCACTGCTTCGATGTCTTGGACCTCCACTTTCATTTCCGGCATGCAGTACAGCACCGTCACCGGGACGGTGTCCACTGGGACCAGCATGCCCACCGCCACCTCTCACACTTGCTTCTGACCCACGTGGCTGATGCCTGGGGTGTGGAGCTGCCGAAGCGTGACTATCCCCATG ACCCATGGATTGAGGACTGGCCAGAGCCGGATCATCTCTTCCAGGGGAGCCAGGGGCAGACCCCAGCCTTCAGGGAGCAGCTGGCCTTGCCCCCACCCTCTCCTTTACCCCTTCCCATGCATTTTCCCTACCCTCTTCCtcagccctccccacctcctctgttTCCACTCCTGCCCCAGGATCCCCCTTTTTTCCCAGGCCAGCCCTTCCCACCCCATGAATTCAACTTTAATCCAACAGAAGACTGCTCGATGCCACCCCACTTAG GATGTAGCCCCGGAGTGAACTTTGTGCCTGGCCCCCTGCCTCCTCCAGTCCCCAGCCCTATCCCCCATGGTCAGCACCGGGGCCTGGCCGTCCACCGGGGGATGCCACGCTGTATTCACACCAGCCCCTACCACGTGCCAAGAACAGGGGCACCCTGCAGGCAGCGTCCCAGACACTCAGACAGGCTGATCCATACATACAAACTGGACAAATGGCCTCCTCCCCATTCGGGGACGTGGCCTGGGTAG